In Plectropomus leopardus isolate mb chromosome 17, YSFRI_Pleo_2.0, whole genome shotgun sequence, the DNA window TCATAAAAATAAGTGCGTTCAGCGTTTACACAGAAATCGCGATGCAATTAAGGTCCGAacatcacactttttttttccaatcatgTTAATTGCATGCTGCTATTTTGTCCATCTGACGCACTCtatataaaatttatttaaaaaatgcaattaattgtGATCAACTACTGAAATTCAGCAACAAATTGcaattttagaaaaattaataatcatttgacagccaTAAAACGAAAATACTTCCTTGAATCAAAATGATTAAACGAGTcaaaatttagatttaatatctcacaattctctttttttaagttctaaaaaaaataaaaaattaaaagattttgaGAAAACTCTCAAGCTCTTCATCTCATAATTAAACAAAATCTCCTCCAGATcgttttcttaaataaatgtgtataaatCAGATTTTGTCGCGGAGTGTTTCTACTTATTCTGTCCTTAACGTTGctgtatattgttttatttgtctggCAGTAACAGGCTTCCATACATATCGGATATATTAatgtagagaaaataaaataataattagttgacgccagagaaaataaaatccagcagtaaatgtgtgtgtggttgtgtttgaTTTCAGGAGGTATCTGTGTGTCGACATGAGGTTACTGAACTGAACTGGACCGAAACACGAGGCatgaaggaaggaaggaaggaaggaaggaaggaaggaaggagggaaggagggaagggaggagggaaggGAGCAGAAGAGTAAACGgtcacagatttaaaaaaccttcctcttttctctcgtTTCATCATCAGTTCTgtccaaaaagtaaaaactgtaCAGAAAGGATAAAAACTGCTGAGATTCACATTcaacaagtccaaaaaaaaaaaagatgccacTGATGAacttcctttgtgtttttacagagtAGTGACGCCAGAGGAAATCCTCAAAGATcgtccaaaaaaatgtaaaatatgacgACAAAAAAGCACCTGACAAGAAAGTATGGAAGCCAAGGACGGCCGTgcttgcagttttttgtttttttttaaacgggtaaatttattttgattcttttgaaaataaaatgaaaatttctcAAGATGACGAAAGAAACTTTTCTTCTTGAGATGACAAGGTTTTTGTTAAcgagaaaacagcattttgataAATCATCTCCTTAAActtgacaaattattttttaaataactagaTAATTAACTCAGCTCAGCTGAATAATTATCCTTGATCTTAGGAAAAAGTATTGTTTTTCTCATGataaataatttcattcattgcaaatctgtcttttgttttctttaacgGTGATCACAGCTCTCCAATAAAATACCAACAAAAAGGGACAACAATTAACTCATTATTtcaagataataaaataatactcGTTATTTCAAGAAACAATACGTTTCACTCGGCTTACCGTGTTAAAATgatcagttatttttaaaaaagaaagtcgTTTTCTTGTGATAAATTATCTTGTTATCTCAACAAATCTGCCTTTTGTTTTGCcaagaatttaaaattttaaattaaccCATTATCATAAGACAATGAGCTTCATTATCTCgagataacaaaataataaactctGCTCAGCTGACTGCAGTTTAATTATCTGCGATCTTGAGAAAATGTGTCGTGTTATTGTGATAAATCGTCTCGTTATCACAATTAATCagccttttgttttctcaagaATTAACTATTTAATTAGATTTGTTATCTCCAtagtaaaataattaacaaactAAATATATCAAGAAATAATATACGCAGCTCAGTTGACtgcggtaaaaaaaaaaaaaaaaataataattttaatttaaattttcttgaATCAACATAAATTCACCCGTTTTTCTTCGAGACCTCCAGATAACGAAAGGATGAACTCCCGATGTCGAGATGACGCcgcaaaaaaataattacaagaaCAGCGTTTCTCTGCTTCCATAATAATCCAAGAATAGTTtccaataaaaagagaaaacgtCCGTGTGTTTGTTGAAACGATAAAAGggcactttaaaaacaaacaggtagAAAAATCCTGCGAGTCCACGTCGTACAGATCCAACACGAGAAACGAAAATCACCACCGGAGAGGGAACAGGAAGCAGGAAACGACACTCCGACCGTCCGGCTGCTGAGGCCACGACCttattgcaaattaaaaaaagtcacctgCCCGAGCCGAActcacctgcagcagctggagctCGTTTCCTGTCCGCCAGGATATTTTACaggagtagaagaagaagaagcggACGTACAGGAGGAGCTTCCGTCCTCGTCAGTTCGATCAGATTCATCTGGTCGCGatttaaaagtcaaattcaAATCTCTGAGAATCTCTTATTAAATCTGTTCCAACATTTGTGATTAATTAAAGTTCAAATCGTTTTAAAGCCCTGATTTgatttgcagtgttttgtttatttttgtgtttttcagaattATAAGATTCATTTTTGTAATGTTATTACAACCCTCaagttctatttttttatttatgaaacaaaaagatTTGTGTcgtttttgccattttgaaagcaaaaacttgaaaaactgAAGTACAGTATCTCAAATCCGCTCCGAACGCAGCAGTTCCTCATAATTCAAAGGTGCCGAAAttccaaattaaattttttttttgtaaaatcaaatCTAATCAAATCCCCATCACATCATTATGAGATCCCACgcctttttttcagaaaaattgaggaaaagttacaaaccacagaaataaaaatatttataattcttaacattattaattaaaaatgatttgttttaaaggtttccCTGTGTGGCTGATCTTTGATCTGTCTTCACGTTTTAATTCAGGTGAAATAAGCAAATCTGCTGTAActcacatttgtttgtgttttcagggatcttttttgtatttttgtcatctgagaagttttttttctttttttaaaaaatatcaacattaaaaaaactgaatgttttgatatgaaaaacagaaaagattcAATAAGAGATTCATCAGCGTTCAAACTTTAGGAATCCGTGTCATCGATCCAGATCAGGACTCTCCGCTGGTCCCTGATGACAGTCGATCATGTGACCTTCCTCCAGAgatgctctgattggttgtcaGGTGCCGATGGCGATGGATAGACAGATTTTAGACTTTAAGGCTTTTTTAGTTCATTTAACttcttattatgttttatattcataactttaaatttccttctttcttttatcattattgtttttaggTTTCTGTTATCAAACATTTTATCGAtcgtttttcatttttgttccattttttcTGCTCGACTtcatatttagtttattttcctCAGCTTccgtaatttaaaaaaagtactttttaaataattttttaaaatgatatgtcttcttaaattttttcaaaaaataaaacaataaattcattgttttttaagtgcTGCTACTCCAAAATTATTTGGATTAAATACGTTTTTCAGTTCATAGTGTCTTGACTGAGTtatgactaaaaaaataattgaaaactgATTAATAGTTTCAACCTTCAATTATTCTCTGGACATTTCTCATTGATCTCTGTCATTTCAATCACCGATCAATGAGCTGTTAAAGTTATTGACAGATGAATCAGTGTTTGAATCAATAATTTAGTTTCAGCCCTGATAATAAAGTGCCAACGTCTGGAGTCAACTTCCTGTTCAATTTCAGAGTAAAAGTATCTTTGAGTCTAAAACCGGTCTATCCCTGATGGTCGGGTCTGTGCGTTTGATGGGTTGGATGGTTTCTGGTTTCTGGTCTCTGGTTCTGATCTGCGTCTTTGTTCAGATTCTGTTGGACTCTGCTCTGAAGCTCCGTTGTTCCCgttttttatttccagttcAACCCAGGTGGACCATTTCGGGACCGGCTCAGGACCGGTTCGGGGCCAGCTCAGGACCGGTTCCCAGGGTGCTGGGTCCGGGTGTGGCTGTGAAGGCGGGTCGCCGAGGAGAACCTCTTCCCGCAGTCCGAGCAGCGTAAAGCCGAGGCGGTGCTGCCGGGCGGCGACGAGGGGGACGAGGTTTCGGCGGCAGCGTTTTCGGCAACGTGAGACTGACGGTGAGCCTTCAGGAGAGACATCCGACTGAACCTCCGACCACACTCCTCGCACTCTGACCAGACCCTCCGCCTCTTCTTCTGCACACACAGGATAATATCATATAATATCATATGACATAATATacatgtaatataatgtaatataatataatatcatatatatatatcatatcatatcatataacatatataatatacatgtaatgtaatgtaatataatataatataatatcatatcatataacataatataatatacatgtaatgtaatgtaatataatataatataatatcatatcatataacataacataacataataaaatatacatgtaaTGTCaagttatataataataaataataaaatagaattcattattttgttcaaTGTTGTTCATTATAtctttaattttatgttatgttaaaaaaagttttaaactattttttacagtttaattttcagttttgtttctttattttttatgtgtagatttttaatgtattttaagtatttttacattcagtaaCTAGATTTTTTaccaatgtgtttttttattcattgcatCTTTAattctttggttttattttatgtttgtttgtttttttaaaacaatgttataTACTGTTAAGTAATGaaagttgtcaaataaatgtagtgcagtacATTTCCacttatatatttaatttttatatatattatattattattttcacagctcagtttttatacattattactTATATGTTTTTTAGtacatgtttaaatatttaggttttagtttatatatatatatatatatatatatatatatatatatattatataaactactttcaactttttttatattttggttatGTATGTTTCTTTATACAATCAGTACTTTCAcagcacatttattttgaccttttattttgatttcatattgaaaaataaaaatgataaaatgatgaaataaaactaGACTCATTTCTTCTTCCTCACCTTCCTCcctttgtcctcctcctcctcctcttcctcctcctcgtctccctcctcctccttggtTGCCGGGGGCGACGGGCAGGTCCGGCCAGGTTCGATGCCGTCTCTGCGGTCGCATTCGAGGGCCAGAGCGGCCAGCGTTTCCTTGGCGGCGGCGTCCTCGTCGTCGGCCTCCAGCAGCTGCGACGGCAGAGTCAGCAGACGATGAAGCATCGAGGCGGACGAGCGACGACCCGAAGAACCTGAAGACCAGAGAGACTCGTGAGAAACTGATCTGCAGTCGGCGCAACAGGAATTagcagatttagatttttatttttaaaaaaaaaaaggaaaattgtctctggggggaaaaaaggagaaaaaaagcggatgaaaaacagtatttatatttatcacaataacacattaaaaattattttacataattgttagaattttttaaaacactctttttaaatccttttgcctgtttctttctttcttttgatttatctttatttgtttatttcttttttattgttcttttctagttttcaggttattttcttgaacttttcactaattactttttaatttttaggtcatttcttttttccctctttttccctTCTTCGctagtttttaaagaaataaggaagattttctcaggttttaaagggttaacatgctCATTTTAACTCCTTCCTGTCCTGTTGGGTGATTTAGTGATAAAACTGTCCAGTGGAGGGCAGTAAAGACAACAACACTCGGCTGTAAAAACTTTTGTATTATCATTTCtaagttgttttatttctaaatatctttaatacatatttaaattttttgttgttatatttttactttttttttactgtttctgagCACTATTATCTGCATCTTTACtgtaacctgtttttttttttttaattaaatgttatttttctatttgtttagCTCTTATATTTTTGTCCTGCATATAtactaaatatattttaagtttttaaaatattatttcttaTATCTATCATTTATATCAGAATTTTAggattatatttgtttttactaatgtttttttcttgcaacttttaaaatatttttgtcaactgtattattttttatatatttaattttttatatctTTGTCTCTAGCTAATATTATATATtgcattatttgattttttttggtttcactCTTTTGGATGTTCTCAAATTCATGTTTTCTATGcactttttcaatattttcattttttatttttgtcatgtatatattttctgtaatttttaagtaaaaaaaaaaataaaatttttatattttcagcttGATAAATCAGTATTTCCACAGCACAATTTTATATATTTCGACCAATgcgtttttgttaaaaatttttttttttttttaatgttttcagctgtttcactATTTCCCttaactttattattaaaatagagatttttaatttcaatcatttacttgtatttgtattttcagctgtgtttttattttcgatctcttttaattttttggcaaaGGAGTCGCTCACTGTAAACAGACTGAAGGTTTTCTGGATTTCTGGGTCACCTGTGGGGCTGAGGGGGGGTCCAGGTGGGGGCCCAGCGGTGTCCCCCCCTGACTGTCTGCAGCGTCTCCATCGGGAGAAAACACCTCCATGTCCTCCAGAGGAGTCCAGCGGGGGTCCTGctggggggaggagggggacgGCTCCAGGGTCACGGAGGAGTGGAGAGCGTCGCCACCCCTGCTCggccccctccctcccccagACTCCGCCCCCCAACACCTCCTCCCCCAAGCTCCTTGATCTGCCAGACGTCACTGCACCACTTTTGACCGAAGACCTTGTCCAGGATGGGGACCCAGTCCTGAGAGACCGAGAGGACGGGGGGACGCTCTGGGTCTGAGGAGGGGAAGGGGGGAGgacggaggagagagaggaggcatggaaacagagagagagacagacagagagacagagcaggagagaTTTATATAgcttattatttatattatcatttaattgtatctgaGACTTTGGAAATGttgcacttttcaaaaatatcaaactgtaCAATCTCTCCactgcaccttttgtacatacacagtgtttcctctacactcatttaggagtggcggcccgccactcctaaatcctaccccgccgctccttcaaatgtcgttttttttttggttgttgtttttttttttaaattgcaaatacaccaccgccgcatcacagcacagtcctgcactgcgttgggtgtcgcgagtgctgaggcagataactatcttgctccgtatctactctttggggtagatagcaccgccccccccccccccccccaacacaacTAACTGGTGCCGACGTTAATGAGCTGctcgcatccaggcatcaggtcggagagtcagaggagtgtcggctggaaaatagcgtgcaacttaccggagaaaaggtagacttattagcttaagaaaacgtataatagattttattagttaaataaacattcgcaaaatattgatggccagctaaggttacgtagcttaagttatttgggcccggtgccaactcaactcagtgtcgctaacgtgagtaaactaattgatagcattaagcgatatacacgccatgatgtatttttacattcagcctttaaaaagcgatTTTCATGCCAACCATTCAATAAAAAGGGGCATTATGCTGggcataaaaactaaaatctgcagtcaagtgtcatttgtttacgccgccatggctccccggagagcctgcccccgctgctgaaaaaaaatcctagaggaaacactgatacattttgtgtcctttatattctgttttgtcaatttatacatttaaattgcttctacattttttatcttatgccctattctatttaaattcactacTTTTATTCTGTCCtttatgttaactgttttgcaccaaaacatcGAGTCACATGTCTCGTACATGTAAATGAACTCGGCAATAAAAccggattctgattctgattctcacatggtcaaaatgacctcatcaggtggaaaatagtaaaattacaaatttatttttcacatttttttagtgtatttCAGACTTATTGTAAAGCTGAgatggaaattcactgattaaactaaaaaaaacaatctggacAAACTTTCTGGcaaatgcatgaacacagccgaaattatcaaaacatgacGAGGAAAAAGAGCCTAAAATGCTCCAAACAGTCCCCAAGGGGTTAATAACAATCAGTCTGTGAGGGTTAAAGGACAACAGCAGACTCTGGACTCACCGTCCGTCTCGGCCGTCTCTTTGGACATGGTGACCTCAGCGACCTCCTCCCGGGCGTCCTCAGAGCCGCTGGGGGACACCGAGTCGTTCTCGgagcccctcctcctccccccggctcctcctctccccttctccccccctcctcccccccggTCGGCGCTCCGGTCCAGCCGCTCCTCCAGAACCTTCTGCTCGCGCTCCATCTTTGTGATTTCCCAGCAGCAGGTCGTCAAACGAAGCCTCCACGATCGATCTTCGTCAGCTCGTGGACCGCAAAGTCCAAAACCTGCTCCATAACCGCCTTCAGCTGGTCTgtagacacagagagaaacgatcagcatcatcatcatcaccttcattatcaccatcatcatcaccaccttcatcatcatcatcaccttcattatcaccatcatcatcaccaccttcatcatcatcatcacccttcattatcaccatcatcatcaccaccttcatcatcatcatcaccttcattatcaccatcatcatcaccaccttcatcatcatcataaccttcattatcaccatcatcatcaccttgggcgataaaacaataacgatataaacagctgagtgtttgacagccacagcgctgaaacagacacatctgcagaggtgaaagtgacttctttagactctacagacgactttgtgttagtttcagctttaatcagactttggatgaattatttagaaacaccaggacacatcgctccgtgtct includes these proteins:
- the LOC121956912 gene encoding zinc finger protein 526-like, encoding MLHRLLTLPSQLLEADDEDAAAKETLAALALECDRRDGIEPGRTCPSPPATKEEEGDEEEEEEEEEDKGRKKKRRRVWSECEECGRRFSRMSLLKAHRQSHVAENAAAETSSPSSPPGSTASALRCSDCGKRFSSATRLHSHTRTQHPGNRS